Within the Solibacillus silvestris genome, the region GTTTTCGGTTCGTTCTACAATGTAGTCGGGTTACGGGTGCCGAAAAAAGAGTCGATTGTGACACCGCCATCTCACTGTGTCCATTGCAATCGACGTTTAAGCGCTATTGAACTCGTGCCTGTTTTTTCGTACCTATTTTTACGAGGGAAATGCCGGACTTGCGGTGTGAAAGTGTCGCCGATTTACGCATTTACGGAACTGGTAACAGGACTCTTATTTGCGTTTGCTACATGGCAGCTCGGCATCACATGGGAATTGGCAGTAGCGCTTCTTTTCATTTCACTATTGGTCATTATTAATGTTTCAGATATTGCATACATGCTTATTCCGAACAAAATCTTACTGTTTTTCCTGCCGCTATTAATTGTCGGAAGAATCCTTTCGCCGCTTGATCCATGGTGGGATAGTATAATTGGCGCTGCAATAGGATTTTCAATCTTATTATTAATCGCCATTATTTCTAAAGGCGGAATGGGCGGCGGGGATATTAAGCTGTTTTTACTGATCGGATTAGTTTTGGGAACGTTCAACACATTATTAACATTATTTTTAGCATCGGTAATCGGGATGATCGTCGGCATCATCATATTGAAGGTCCGTGGAAAAGGGCGTAAAACACCTGTACCGTTCGGACCGTCGATTGCTATTGCAGCGATTATTGTTTACTTTTACGGTGACCAGCTTATTGATCTGTATTTAAACTTACTATAACGATAAAAAGGGGTGTCCTGAATTCATTTTCAAGGCATCCCTTTTAATATGACTTAATAATCTAATATGACTTAATAATCTAATATGATTTTCTCAAATGGATGATTGGTCAATAGTTCATATGTTGCCACTTCTACCGCTTTTTCCACGGTATCTGCTAAAACTAATATCCGGTAGTTGCCAAAATCATTATAATAGGCATCTGCTTCAACGTATTTAGTCGTTTCGCTCTGTATATTTCTGCGAATATTTACAACGATTTCATAACCATCCTTTACGAATTGAATTTTTTTCAATAAAAACAACCTCCTCAACATTAGTTTATTACTGATAAAAGTAATTGACTAAACTTGTTGGAAGGTTGTGTAGGATAGCTAAAAATTATTCGGCGTTTGGATAAATCATCGTTTTTGGATCAACATAACGATCAAATTCATCTTCTGTTAAAAGACCCGACGCAATAGCAGCTTCTTTTAAAGTTGTGCCTTCTTTATGCGCTGTTTTCGCGATTTTCGCCGCATTTTCATAACCGATATACGGGTTTAACGCAGTAACAAGCATCAGCGAATTTTTCAGGTTAGCATCCAATACTTCCATATTCGGCTCGATCCCGACTGCGCAATTGTCGTTGAATGATTTCATCGAATCGGCAAGTAGTCGCGCTGATTGCAGGAAGTTGTAGATGATCACCGGTTTAAATACGTTCAGTTCGAAATTACCCTGTGATGCTGCGAATGCGATTGTTGCGTCATTACCGACAACCTGTGTCACAACCATTGTCATCGCTTCACTTTGTGTCGGGTTGACTTTCCCCGGCATAATAGATGAGCCTGGTTCGTTTTCAGGAATCGTAATCTCACCGATACCTGAGCGTGGACCACTTGCCAGCCAGCGCACATCATTGGCGATTTTCATTAAATCTGCAGCCAATGCCTTCAATGCACCATGTGCTGTCACAACTTCATCATGACTTGTCAGTGCATGGAATTTATTTTCCGCAGATGTAAATTCAATGCCTGTTAGTTTACTGATTTCTGCAGCTGTGCGGGCACCGAATTCCGGATGGGCATTAATGCCTGTACCAACAGCAGTACCGCCAATCGCAAGCTCCTTCATGAACTGTGTGTTCACCATAATCATTTTTTCGCATTTTAACAGCATATGATGCCAGCCGCCAATTTCCTGTCCAAGTGTAAGCGGTGTTGCATCTTGTAAATGCGTACGGCCAATTTTAATAATATCGTTGAATGCCAGCGCTTTTTCTTTTAATGTCGCCTGTAACAGCTTTAAGCGCGGCATTAGATAGTTTTCTACGATTTCAACTGCAGCAATATGTAGCGCAGTAGGGAATGTATCATTCGAGCTTTGTGACTTGTTGACATCATCATTCGGGTGTACCTTTTCATCCGATCCGGCCGCCGCCAGCTTTTCATTGGCTAAGTGGGCAATTGTCTCGTTCACATTCATATTTGTCTGTGTACCACTGCCTGTTTGCCAGACGACAAGAGGGAAGTGCTCATCCCATTTACCCGCAAGAATTTCATCTGCTGCTTCCACAATCACATTTTTTTTCGTATCGGACAGTTTGCCTAACTTATTATTGGCGATTGCCGCTGCTTTTTTCAAAATGGTCATGGCACGAATAATTTCAATCGGCATTCTTTCTGTCCCAATTTGGAAATTTTCCTTGCTTCGCTGGGTTTGTGCACCCCAAATTTTGTCTGCTGGTACACGAATTTCACCTAAAGTGTCTTTTTCAATACGGAATTCCAACTAAATCATCTCCTTTAATATATGTATACCCAATTTTCCATGAAAAAATGGCAAATCGTGTGAGGGGATTTGCCATTCTTCCAGGAGAAAAGATCAATCCTTTTAATCTTTTCGAAATATGAGAAAAGTAATTAATGAGTTTCGAATCTGAACTGGGGGGAACAGTATCGAAAAGGTTTTACCAACCTTACAATGATAATGATAATCTTTATCAATTAGAAAGTCAATAGTTTTATTAAACAAATTTTTAGAAAATTCAATTTGCTGAATCTCCCAATATGTAAAACAACGCCGAAAGCACCGAACCGATAGGGTACTTTAGACGTTGTTATTTTCGGTATTCACTTAGGAAGTCATCCCCTTAATTTTGTTAGACTATTTTTACATAAAAATCCCGGCCATTTGTCAGTTCAGGAATTTCTATATTTTTTTCGTTCTTATAATAGTCTGAAATAATATTAGCAAGCCCCGCATAGCCATTTAATAATGTTCCTTGTTTAATTTCTTTCGCGATATTATGGAACTCAAAATAATGAAGTGCATCATCGCTCAGCCCATATAAAATTCTTTCGATATCTGCAAGAGGAATGTTGATGCCTCTCGTATATCGGCACTCACGCTTATACGTATGGTGCGGTATATTGATTGGTGTTGTTTCATTAATCATCGTCAATTGGTTCATAATGTGGCCTCCTTTAATAGTAAAATATAATTTGTTTAATATATTATACCCCAAAACGAACAACTGTAGTCAGAATATTTACTAAATTTAGATATTTACGTAATTTTTACCAATCATCTCCTTGCTGCATTTCCTCAGCTACCATTTGTAAATCATAAGCATTAATCATCAATAGCTCGTATTCCTCATGCTGCTCCATATACTTTTGGATGAGGCGAAGCACATACTTTGGGGACCCTTCATTTTCTTCATCGTAGACGAGCAATGTCGCATCTGTATTATCAATAATGAATTTGTCCTTTTCGATAAATTGCCATGGTGCTTCATAAGGGCGCTTCGTCACGCTTGTCACAAAATCAGCCTTACTTACTATATGCATAAAGGTCTCTTGTTTATGCTCATTCCAATTTTTTTCCTGTTCCAAGAAGGGGGTGATAATGGAGTATTTGAGTTGAGGGTAGTCGTTTTTCAGTTCCAGTACAACTTGTGCAGCCCATGTTTCAACACCTTGCTGGCCGCTGATCACGACCCACTCAAGTCCGTCTTCTATGAGGATGCGCAACTGGTTTTCCAGCGCCTTTTTAATAACCGGGACACCGGGATGCTTGTCATTGAATATCCCGAGTTCATGTGGACGGTAGCCCGTAATATAAAGTGATTTCATCATAAGTCTCCTTTGCCTAACCATCAATAAAATAAGGGCACTATGCATAACACAGCGCCCTCTTACTATACACTCTATTCACTAAAAACCGCTTTAATCTGCTCGAGTGCCCAATCCAGATCTTCTTTTGAAATGATCAGCGGTGGGGCAAATCGGATTACTGTGTCATGTGTTTCCTTGCAAAGCAATTTGCGTTCAGACAATTTTTCACAGTAAGGGCGAGCTGATTCGTGAAGCTCAACGCCTATGAAAAGACCGCGCCCGCGCACTTCTTTAATCACCGGGTTCTCAATTGTCTGAAGCTGTGCTTTAAAGTAGTCGCCAAGCTCCAATGAACGCTCTGTCAGCTTTTCATCTATTAATACATCAATCGCTGCGATCGATACGGCACACGCCAGCGGGTTACCGCCGAAAGTCGAGCCATGTGACCCTGGATTGAACACGCCAAGAATATCATCATTCGCGACAACTGCTGAAATCGGATAAACTCCGCCTCCAAGTGCTTTACCTAAAATGTAGACGTCCGGTGTAACATCTTCCCATTCACAGGCAAACAGTTTTCCTGTTCGTGATAAACCTGTTTGGATTTCATCTGCAATAAACAGAACATTATTTTCTTTACATAGTTCATACGCTGCTTTTAAGAAGCCTTCTGTCGGGATAATTATACCTGCTTCTCCCTGAATCGGCTCTACGATAAATGCCGCTGTATTCGGTGTAATGGCTTCCTTTAATGCGTCAATATCACCGTAAGGAATTAATGTGAAGCCTTCCAGCATTGGGCCAAATCCGCGCTTATACTCCGCTTCCGAGGATAGCGACACAGCACCCATTGTACGACCGTGGAAATTGCCGTTACAGCCGATAATTTGCGCCTTGTTTGCTTCAATGCCTTTTACTTCATATCCCCAGCGACGGGCCGTTTTAATCGCAGTCTCCACAGCTTCAGCGCCTGTATTCATCGGCAGTACCATATTTTTGCCTGTTAGCTTACTGACCTTTTCATACCAAACACCTAATGTCGCACTATGGAATGCACGTGACGTAAGTGTCACCGCATCTGCCTGATCTTTTAACGCCTGAATAATTTTGGGATGCCGATGACCCTGATTTAAAGCAGAATACGCCGAGAGCATATCTAAATAACGGTTGCCTTCAGGGTCTGTCACCCAGGAACCTTCTGCTTTTTCGATTACGATCGGAAGTGGGTGGTAATTGTGCGCCCCGAATTTTTCCGTAGTTGAAATAAGTTGTTCTGATTTTGATTTAGTTGTCATGATGAAATCCTCCTTAAGCAAATTTACTTGTAAAACAGATAAATCCATTGCAAAAGACAGAAAAAATTACATATACGATGCAGGTTTCTTCCAAATTAATGTTAACAGAATACCGAAGAAGATGACAACCGTTGCAAAGTAATATGGATAGTTAATATCTATATCGAATAACATCCCGCCTAAAATCGGCCCGAAAATATTCGCCAAGCTTGTAAACATCGAGTTCATCCCACCGACGAAACCTTGCTCATTGCCGGCAATTTTAGATAAATAGCTCGTAACGGCAGGACGGAATAAGTCAAAGCCGACAAATACGATACATGTTACGAGTAAAATAGCAAAATATGAACTGACAACGGTCATTAAAAATACTAGAACGCCAGATAATATTAAGCTGTAGCGAATAAGCTTGATTTCTCCCCATTTTTGGGCAAGCCGGTCAAACAGCGCCACTTGTGCAATCGCTCCGACAATTGCTCCACCTGTAATAACGATTGCGATATCTGTTGGAGTGAAACTGAATTTATGATCGACAAACAGGCTAAAGAACGATTCGAATGCTGCGAGTCCAAATGATGCGACAAAAATTAAAATAAAGGCGATCAAGTACATTGGTTCTAAAATGCGTTTAAATCCGGATGTTTGTACCGGTGCATTTTCTGCATTTCCCATATTGCGTTCTGGTTCACGCAGTAAAATAATCGATAAGATTGCTGCCGTTGTACCGAGCGCCCCTGCAAAGTAGAACGGCACACGTGTACCGAAATCAGCTAAAAATCCGCCGATGCCCGGCCCGATAATGAAACCGGTACTAATTGCCGCACTCATGTAGCCAAGCGCTTTTGGACGCGTTTCCATTGTTGTAATATCCGCGATAAACGCTGTTACAGCTGGCATGATAAACGCCGCACTGATTCCGCCTAAAACACGGGAGATAAAAAGAACTTCTATCGTTTTCCCTAAACCGAACAGAAATTCTGAAATACCGAAAATAAATAATCCGATGACGATCATAATTTTACGTCCATATTTATCAACTGCTTTACCAGCGAGTGGTGAAACAATCAGTTGTGCAATTGCGAATGCTGCTGTTAAATAGCCGACAACGGTGCCGCTTATTTGCAGTTCATTCATTAGAGTAGGAAGTACCGGGATGACTAAACCGATTCCTAGAAAGGCGATGAACAGGTTTAATAAGAGTAACCCTAATGTTATTTTATAGTCTTTCATTGTTATTGCTCCTTATTACGTTGTGAAAAATCGTTAATCCGCACTATCTAACATAAACCCTACAGTAGCTATAGAGTCAATAGAACTGTTTAAAGTATTTGTAAAAATTAGTTAGAGCAGCTTAACTTTTAATTCCACGATGAACTGGTCTTCTCCATTTGGAGAATAGTTTAGAGGCATAAAGATTTCATAGACAACCGGCAAAACTTGTAATTGATGTTCTTCTATATAATGATAAAGCTTTTGGTATTGTGTTAAATACGTGTCCGGTTCAAAAATGAACGCAATGCATACATAGCGTCCAGCAGGTATTGTTTTCACATCCATATCGGTTGTTAAATGCGTAATATACCGGTCTGTAATGAGCGGTGTAAAAACATGACTGTAATGCAGTTCATCCAGGCTGTCGTATTGCTGGTATGGAAAAATACACCCATACCGATTGCTCAGCAAGCTGTTTTCGACTTCCAGTGTTTTAATTAAGGAGCTGTAGTACGTGTTTGGAATATAGTACGGTGTCAGTTCATTTGTTTTAATTGATAAAATACGGACCGATTCTTCATTTTTGAAATAGACAGTATCCATTACATCGATTGCCAGCTGTTCTTCCATTTGCCTTTTTGTTTTATATAAAGACTGCTGAATTTCGTACATGCGATTCATTTGCTGTTCAATGACACTTTCCTGCTGCTTCAAAAAGGAGAGAAGTTCAGCAGGGGTAAACTGCTGCGCTGCTTTAATTTCCTCCAATGAGACACCGATATACTTCAATGATTTAATAATATCCAAATGATAAAATTGTGAGTCTTTGTAGTAGCGGTAATTTGTTTTAGGATCGACATAGGAAGGTTTGAATAAGCCGATCTGATCGTAGTAGCGTAACGTTTGGATAGAGATATTCGTCAGTTTGGAAACCTCGCCAATTGAATAATGTTTTTCTTCCATAGGATGTCCTCCGAAGTACAATGTTATCGGTATCGTAACATTAATGGGGGATAGGGGTAAATTATTTTGGAAAACCGAAAAAATCACATCTCCATAATTTCATGAGATGTGATTGAGGTTCAATATTTTATATCCGCAGCTAAATGAACAGGGCTTTTCCTGCTGTAGAAATACCCGACGAGTAACAGTGCAAGCGCGAGTGTAACGGTACCTCCTGCAAACAGCAGGGGGGCTTTAAACGTGCGGAAGTGAGTTTCCAGACGGGACGCAATAACCGGTCCGATAATTTGTCCAATCGCATAAAACGTAGTCAGTATTGATACGATATAGTTGCTTTGCTTTGGAAACAGCTGCCTAGCATAAGCGGTCGACATCGTTACGAGTCCCACAAACGTAAAACCAAATGACATCGCCGACAATAGTACGCTCCATGCCGATTGCGATAGAACCGGAAGCAAAATGCCGATAATTTGCATTGAATAGGCAAGACTCATCATGGAAACTGTTGAAAAACGGGACATGCATTTCATCCAAATCGGTGCAGATGGAATGGCTGCTAAACCGGCTAGTACCCAACTATATCCGGCATAGGCTCGTAATGATTCGATATTATAAATGATGTCTACTAAAAAAGTGCCTGTAATAATATAGCCGAGTCCTTCCAATCCATATGCAATGATCAACCATGGCATAAACCCGCGCCAAATGTTGTTGTCCGCTGTCTTTGGTTCCTTTATGTGATTCTTGACATTTAAATGCCGCCATAAAAATATCGTCGTCGCCAAAAATAAGACGGATAATGCGCCAAGTCCAAGCCAGGATCCTTGCCAGTTAAAGCTCGCTTCAAAGAATGGCACGAAAAGTCCTGATAATGCGATTCCAAATCCAACCCCGCTAAACAAGTAGCCGCTCCAGCGTGTTAATAAATTTGCCGCTAAATAATCCATTACAATACTTGATGTAAGTACAAATATAAAACCGCTCGTTAATCCGGCGATAAAGCGCAAAAGTATCCATATTAAATAGGACTCGATCAATCCCATCAAAAGTATTGAAAAGACATTAATGAATACATTCAATAATAGAAAATTCTTTTTCGACCTATTAACAAACCCTGCCCCTAAAGCTCCGATGAAGTATCCGATATAATTGCTGGAAGCGAGCCAACCGCCTTGTGTAAAAGATAAATTTTCATCAACACGCATGAACGGTAAAATCGGCGTGAAGGCAAAGCGGCTAATCCCCATTGCAACCGCTAAAAATAAAATACCTCCTAAAATGATACTGAAATGTTGACGGTTCATGAACATCCCCCCTGGAAAAACATCCCTTACAGTAATTGTAACATTCTTAAATTCAAGAGTAATAGAGAAAATACCCGCAGAAATAAGAGAAAAAAGAAAAGAGATGAACCGAAAGTTGATACTTCCGTTTCATCTCTATAGAACCCCTTATGAATGAACAGGTTCTCCCTGTTTCCCTTTGTGTTTTGTACTTGCTTCTTCTTTTGCGCGTTGTTTTTTCATTTTGTTGACATTCGAGCGCATTAATAAAGAAATTCCTAATGAAATTGCAATTAAGAAACTGAATAAGTAAAACAATGGTACATAGCTATTTGCAGCTTCATAAACAGTTGATGCGATTAGTGGACCGAAAATCCCACCAAGTGACCAAGTTGTTAATAAATATCCGTGGATAACACCAAGTTGTTTCGTACCGAATAAATCACTTGCAAATGCTGGTAAATTCGAGAAACCACCGCCATAACAACTAACTACTAAGAATATGAACAATTGTAATAGAATGGCGTTAGTAGTGAATGGTAGTGTAATAAAGGCAATTAATTGAATCGTGAAGAAAATAACGAATACGTTAGAACGTCCGATATAATCTGATCCAGCTGCCCAAAGTAAGCGGCCACCACCATTAAATAAGCCCATTAATCCAACCATTGCTGCAGCTGCAGCTACAGATAAACCTGCAATTTCCTGCGCCATTGGAGAAGCAACAGAAATCAACATTAAACCAGATGTAACATTAATTAAATGCATTGCCCAAAGCATCCAGAACTGCTTTGTACGAACAGCTTCACGAGCAGACATTTGTGCAATTTCAGTTGTTTTTGCTTTTCCTGATGCAACGGCTTCTTCTACTTCGCCCGGTTTAGGCGGAGCAATATAAAGTGCACCAATCATCATTAATACAAAATAGCTAATTCCTAAAATAAAGTAAGTGTTTGAAATACCGAAAGACTCCATTAAGTTTACAGCTACCGGCGCGGTAATTAATGCACCAGACCCGAATCCTAATACTGCCATACCTGTCGCCAGACCGCGACGATTCGGGAACCATTTAACAAGTGTAGATACTGGAGCGATATAACCAATACCCATCCCTAGACCACTTAACAGTCCGTAAGTCAACCAATATAAAACAACCGAATCCATAGCGATTGCAATCCCTGCGCCACCTTGACCTAAACCGAATAGTACCGCTGCAACCATCGCTGCTCTTTTCGGACCTAATTTTTCTACTGTACTACCAAATAGTGCGGCAGCAAAACCTGCTAACCCCATCATAATTGTAAACGCGATTGTAATTTGCGATGCATCCCACCCAAGCTCTTCAGCAATTGGATTTTTATACACGCTATATGCATAAGCTCCACCGATTGAAAGGTGAATAGCGATTGCTGATGCAGCAATTAACCAACGATTCTTTTTCAAAAAATTTCCCCCTCACACGAAAATAAATATCGGTTATACGACATTTCTCTACTTGAAGTAGTTATGTCTAAAGTATGAACGTCCATGTACATTAACTTAACATTAACTTATTATGTTGTGCAAGTAGAATTTCACAAAATATATTATCTCGAAAAAACATATATTTCTC harbors:
- a CDS encoding MFS transporter, with amino-acid sequence MKKNRWLIAASAIAIHLSIGGAYAYSVYKNPIAEELGWDASQITIAFTIMMGLAGFAAALFGSTVEKLGPKRAAMVAAVLFGLGQGGAGIAIAMDSVVLYWLTYGLLSGLGMGIGYIAPVSTLVKWFPNRRGLATGMAVLGFGSGALITAPVAVNLMESFGISNTYFILGISYFVLMMIGALYIAPPKPGEVEEAVASGKAKTTEIAQMSAREAVRTKQFWMLWAMHLINVTSGLMLISVASPMAQEIAGLSVAAAAAMVGLMGLFNGGGRLLWAAGSDYIGRSNVFVIFFTIQLIAFITLPFTTNAILLQLFIFLVVSCYGGGFSNLPAFASDLFGTKQLGVIHGYLLTTWSLGGIFGPLIASTVYEAANSYVPLFYLFSFLIAISLGISLLMRSNVNKMKKQRAKEEASTKHKGKQGEPVHS
- a CDS encoding multidrug MFS transporter, producing MKDYKITLGLLLLNLFIAFLGIGLVIPVLPTLMNELQISGTVVGYLTAAFAIAQLIVSPLAGKAVDKYGRKIMIVIGLFIFGISEFLFGLGKTIEVLFISRVLGGISAAFIMPAVTAFIADITTMETRPKALGYMSAAISTGFIIGPGIGGFLADFGTRVPFYFAGALGTTAAILSIILLREPERNMGNAENAPVQTSGFKRILEPMYLIAFILIFVASFGLAAFESFFSLFVDHKFSFTPTDIAIVITGGAIVGAIAQVALFDRLAQKWGEIKLIRYSLILSGVLVFLMTVVSSYFAILLVTCIVFVGFDLFRPAVTSYLSKIAGNEQGFVGGMNSMFTSLANIFGPILGGMLFDIDINYPYYFATVVIFFGILLTLIWKKPASYM
- a CDS encoding class II fumarate hydratase, which encodes MEFRIEKDTLGEIRVPADKIWGAQTQRSKENFQIGTERMPIEIIRAMTILKKAAAIANNKLGKLSDTKKNVIVEAADEILAGKWDEHFPLVVWQTGSGTQTNMNVNETIAHLANEKLAAAGSDEKVHPNDDVNKSQSSNDTFPTALHIAAVEIVENYLMPRLKLLQATLKEKALAFNDIIKIGRTHLQDATPLTLGQEIGGWHHMLLKCEKMIMVNTQFMKELAIGGTAVGTGINAHPEFGARTAAEISKLTGIEFTSAENKFHALTSHDEVVTAHGALKALAADLMKIANDVRWLASGPRSGIGEITIPENEPGSSIMPGKVNPTQSEAMTMVVTQVVGNDATIAFAASQGNFELNVFKPVIIYNFLQSARLLADSMKSFNDNCAVGIEPNMEVLDANLKNSLMLVTALNPYIGYENAAKIAKTAHKEGTTLKEAAIASGLLTEDEFDRYVDPKTMIYPNAE
- the rocD gene encoding ornithine--oxo-acid transaminase is translated as MTTKSKSEQLISTTEKFGAHNYHPLPIVIEKAEGSWVTDPEGNRYLDMLSAYSALNQGHRHPKIIQALKDQADAVTLTSRAFHSATLGVWYEKVSKLTGKNMVLPMNTGAEAVETAIKTARRWGYEVKGIEANKAQIIGCNGNFHGRTMGAVSLSSEAEYKRGFGPMLEGFTLIPYGDIDALKEAITPNTAAFIVEPIQGEAGIIIPTEGFLKAAYELCKENNVLFIADEIQTGLSRTGKLFACEWEDVTPDVYILGKALGGGVYPISAVVANDDILGVFNPGSHGSTFGGNPLACAVSIAAIDVLIDEKLTERSLELGDYFKAQLQTIENPVIKEVRGRGLFIGVELHESARPYCEKLSERKLLCKETHDTVIRFAPPLIISKEDLDWALEQIKAVFSE
- a CDS encoding MFS transporter, which translates into the protein MNRQHFSIILGGILFLAVAMGISRFAFTPILPFMRVDENLSFTQGGWLASSNYIGYFIGALGAGFVNRSKKNFLLLNVFINVFSILLMGLIESYLIWILLRFIAGLTSGFIFVLTSSIVMDYLAANLLTRWSGYLFSGVGFGIALSGLFVPFFEASFNWQGSWLGLGALSVLFLATTIFLWRHLNVKNHIKEPKTADNNIWRGFMPWLIIAYGLEGLGYIITGTFLVDIIYNIESLRAYAGYSWVLAGLAAIPSAPIWMKCMSRFSTVSMMSLAYSMQIIGILLPVLSQSAWSVLLSAMSFGFTFVGLVTMSTAYARQLFPKQSNYIVSILTTFYAIGQIIGPVIASRLETHFRTFKAPLLFAGGTVTLALALLLVGYFYSRKSPVHLAADIKY
- a CDS encoding prepilin peptidase, with translation MEIMYTIFAGIFGLVFGSFYNVVGLRVPKKESIVTPPSHCVHCNRRLSAIELVPVFSYLFLRGKCRTCGVKVSPIYAFTELVTGLLFAFATWQLGITWELAVALLFISLLVIINVSDIAYMLIPNKILLFFLPLLIVGRILSPLDPWWDSIIGAAIGFSILLLIAIISKGGMGGGDIKLFLLIGLVLGTFNTLLTLFLASVIGMIVGIIILKVRGKGRKTPVPFGPSIAIAAIIVYFYGDQLIDLYLNLL